Proteins from a single region of Phycisphaeraceae bacterium D3-23:
- a CDS encoding CTP synthase, whose product MPPSQNDENAASSTQDLLEQAGHQTHDSEFFNPIPPGYVQGRHKYVAVFGTVMSGLGKGIFSSSLAMLLKDKGMAVAPIKMEGYLNIDSGTLNPYRHGEVYVLDDGLETDMDLGTYERILDQDLTRDNYLTSGQVYRTVLDKERSGGYLGRDVQMIPHVTGEVKYKLRDVAVKQKADVVFVEVGGTVGDHENAFYIEALRQLAFEEGPGSVCYVALTYIISPPALGEQKSKAAQLGLKKLLEAGIQPHMIACRGKDPLQQGAREKVAMFSNVPVERVFSMHDRKSIYTIPTAMRDAGVDRHILTQLNLHERVDQQQEDKRRNTWLGFVKKITATRKHTARIGITGKYAALRDAYASIDKAIEHCGAHLSAKIELDWIDVTKIAPEKIADELAGFNGIIVPGGFGHRGTESKIACVRHCRENKLPYLGICLGFQMAVVEFARNVCGIDDAASSEFDPEGRSRVIDILPEQKKIEGLGGNMRLGGKDVLIHPSTLAANLYYNTRAGQHDRHQPFTIRERFRHRFEVDPSYIELLEAQGLVFSGRHPEYPIMQVLELPQPCAGERAAKLAEVSPYFKEHGGHPYFIGAQFHPELLSRPVDPAPMFMGLIAAALQHAKPDLPPDQIAPRWLPDPKNDRPVVV is encoded by the coding sequence ATGCCCCCATCGCAGAACGACGAAAACGCCGCCTCATCCACCCAAGACCTCCTCGAGCAGGCCGGGCACCAGACCCACGACTCGGAGTTCTTTAACCCCATCCCGCCGGGCTATGTCCAAGGCCGACACAAGTACGTCGCCGTCTTCGGCACCGTCATGTCTGGGCTGGGCAAGGGCATCTTCTCGTCGTCGCTCGCGATGCTGCTCAAAGACAAAGGGATGGCAGTCGCCCCCATCAAGATGGAGGGCTACCTCAACATCGACTCGGGCACGCTCAACCCCTACCGTCATGGCGAGGTCTACGTCCTGGACGATGGGCTCGAGACCGACATGGACCTGGGCACCTACGAACGCATCCTCGACCAGGACCTCACCCGCGACAACTACCTCACCTCCGGCCAGGTCTACCGCACCGTCCTCGACAAGGAACGCTCCGGCGGATACCTCGGCCGCGATGTGCAGATGATCCCCCACGTCACGGGCGAGGTGAAGTACAAGCTCCGCGACGTGGCGGTTAAGCAGAAGGCGGATGTCGTCTTCGTCGAGGTCGGCGGGACGGTGGGCGACCACGAAAACGCGTTCTATATCGAGGCGCTCCGCCAGCTCGCGTTCGAGGAAGGCCCGGGCAGCGTGTGCTACGTCGCGCTCACCTACATCATTTCCCCGCCCGCGCTGGGCGAGCAGAAGTCCAAGGCCGCGCAGCTCGGCCTCAAAAAACTCCTCGAAGCCGGCATCCAGCCGCACATGATCGCCTGCCGCGGCAAGGACCCGCTCCAGCAGGGTGCCCGCGAAAAGGTCGCGATGTTCAGCAACGTCCCGGTCGAACGCGTCTTCTCGATGCACGACCGAAAGTCGATCTACACCATCCCCACCGCCATGCGTGACGCCGGCGTCGACCGGCATATCCTCACCCAGCTCAACCTCCACGAACGCGTCGACCAGCAGCAGGAAGATAAACGCCGGAACACATGGCTGGGCTTCGTCAAGAAAATCACCGCGACGCGCAAGCACACCGCCCGCATCGGCATCACCGGCAAGTACGCCGCCCTCCGCGACGCCTACGCCTCGATCGACAAGGCCATCGAGCACTGCGGCGCGCACCTGAGCGCCAAGATCGAGCTCGACTGGATCGACGTCACCAAGATCGCGCCCGAAAAAATCGCAGACGAGCTGGCCGGGTTCAACGGCATCATCGTCCCGGGCGGGTTTGGCCACCGGGGCACCGAATCCAAGATCGCCTGCGTCCGCCACTGCCGCGAGAACAAGCTGCCCTACCTCGGCATCTGCCTGGGGTTCCAGATGGCGGTCGTCGAGTTTGCGCGCAACGTCTGCGGCATCGACGACGCCGCCTCCAGCGAGTTCGACCCCGAAGGCCGATCCCGCGTCATCGACATCCTCCCCGAGCAGAAAAAGATCGAAGGCCTCGGCGGCAACATGCGACTGGGCGGCAAAGACGTCCTCATCCACCCCAGCACCCTCGCCGCCAACCTCTACTACAACACCCGCGCTGGCCAGCACGACCGCCACCAGCCCTTCACCATCCGCGAGCGCTTCCGCCACCGCTTCGAGGTCGACCCCAGCTATATCGAACTGCTTGAAGCCCAAGGGCTCGTCTTCTCGGGCCGACACCCCGAGTACCCGATTATGCAGGTGCTCGAACTGCCCCAGCCCTGCGCCGGCGAACGCGCCGCGAAGCTCGCCGAGGTGAGCCCCTACTTCAAGGAACATGGCGGGCACCCGTACTTCATCGGCGCCCAGTTCCACCCCGAGCTGCTCAGCCGACCCGTCGACCCCGCCCCGATGTTCATGGGCCTCATCGCCGCCGCCCTCCAACACGCCAAGCCAGACCTGCCCCCCGACCAGATCGCCCCCCGCTGGCTGCCCGACCCGAAGAACGACCGGCCGGTGGTGGTGTAG
- a CDS encoding ankyrin repeat domain-containing protein — translation MKIMRHHPPLALFACILLAALFPGCQTTDPADTPNADPSTQRFAQLPVEEALALEIALTEAAWKGEAEEVERLLQAGADPEGVSGRRARRYWQAVGQPPARSIPGVYPTPLLACLHSYIPEGEAGPAPGARVQITQALLKAGADPNRQARFWFGQFPLLSAVECGNVEAVILLLEAGADIKMTLENMPVFDVPSGPDTALQQAVEQRDAQLVRILLAAGASPLEGVLHKTPVYAAASNPEMLALLLDELVATDANPRWGHVKLTLQTALSRTLSEWTSISARLDSDGAFAEDCATCFRMLTDFGAVLDLDDVGIAFHAEEIEDAELEAWYLHQLATREPAGLFASYWLAGLVDEQDIDGLRDALEAGLDVNAKGEDGRTALHFAVFEDDVELVAFLLESGAWVNAHDDDGETALAWSSDERVIAVLREAGGVYSDNAAE, via the coding sequence ATGAAGATCATGCGTCACCACCCTCCCCTTGCCCTCTTCGCCTGCATTCTCTTGGCCGCGCTGTTTCCGGGCTGCCAAACCACCGACCCCGCAGACACGCCGAACGCAGACCCCTCCACCCAGCGGTTTGCCCAGCTCCCCGTCGAGGAGGCGCTCGCGTTGGAGATCGCGCTGACCGAGGCGGCGTGGAAAGGCGAAGCCGAGGAGGTTGAGCGCTTGCTCCAAGCGGGGGCCGATCCCGAGGGCGTTTCGGGGCGTCGCGCGCGGCGCTATTGGCAGGCAGTCGGCCAACCGCCAGCGAGAAGCATTCCCGGCGTCTACCCCACACCGCTTTTAGCGTGCCTGCATTCTTACATCCCCGAGGGAGAAGCGGGGCCCGCGCCGGGTGCTCGGGTGCAGATCACGCAGGCCTTGCTGAAAGCGGGCGCGGACCCGAATCGGCAGGCCCGGTTCTGGTTCGGACAATTCCCGCTGCTCTCCGCCGTCGAGTGCGGAAACGTGGAGGCGGTCATCTTGTTGCTGGAAGCCGGCGCCGATATCAAGATGACACTGGAAAACATGCCGGTGTTTGACGTGCCCAGCGGACCTGACACGGCCTTGCAACAGGCGGTGGAGCAACGTGACGCGCAACTCGTTCGCATCCTGCTTGCGGCGGGGGCTTCGCCGCTCGAAGGCGTACTCCATAAAACGCCTGTTTACGCAGCGGCATCGAACCCCGAGATGCTCGCGTTGTTGCTGGACGAGTTGGTGGCCACGGATGCGAATCCCAGATGGGGCCACGTGAAGCTCACGCTGCAGACGGCGCTGTCAAGAACCCTCAGCGAGTGGACGAGTATCTCGGCTCGGCTGGATAGCGACGGTGCCTTTGCAGAGGACTGCGCGACTTGTTTCCGGATGCTGACCGATTTTGGGGCGGTGCTCGACCTTGATGATGTCGGGATCGCCTTTCATGCGGAGGAGATCGAGGATGCCGAACTCGAGGCCTGGTATCTGCATCAACTGGCCACGCGCGAGCCCGCCGGGCTCTTTGCGAGCTATTGGCTGGCCGGCCTGGTCGATGAGCAGGATATCGATGGGTTACGCGATGCGCTTGAAGCGGGGCTGGACGTCAACGCAAAGGGTGAGGATGGGCGCACCGCGCTGCATTTCGCGGTGTTTGAGGACGACGTTGAGCTGGTTGCTTTTCTGTTGGAATCCGGTGCTTGGGTGAATGCTCATGATGACGATGGCGAAACGGCCTTGGCGTGGTCCTCGGACGAACGTGTGATCGCGGTGCTTCGAGAGGCGGGCGGGGTCTATAGCGACAACGCTGCGGAGTGA
- a CDS encoding DUF481 domain-containing protein, whose translation MARTTQHFGIRTAALAATLGAVVLAGQAVGDTVELTNGDTLTGRVVAQDDARVVLEHDVLGRVELEAQRVRAVTRDVTEAAEAALAAQEPEPAEGEAEQAPEQTPPAAAPAQPAADPAQVQQDADAAAEQQIVDDRSMLKIFIDDWAGKLTLGFNGASGNTDNLNFYARIEGKRQVENNRWTFNAQWFYGTNQGNTNRSQFNSTFTRDWLKNDDSRLFYFIRGEYQYDRFRGYESRASGYGGAGYTLFKTDDVEVNTRLGFGGTYEFGDVNEFTPEALFGGSVMSWKITERSTISGEAIWYPSLEDSASYRITSKLEWVYRLDVASGLSLKFGVQSEYLSQTQGDRDHNDLRYYGALEIKF comes from the coding sequence ATGGCACGCACGACTCAACATTTCGGGATACGGACCGCGGCGCTGGCCGCGACACTCGGCGCGGTGGTGCTGGCTGGGCAAGCGGTCGGCGACACGGTCGAGCTGACCAACGGCGACACGCTGACCGGGCGTGTGGTCGCGCAGGACGACGCGCGGGTGGTGCTGGAGCATGATGTTCTCGGACGTGTCGAGCTCGAGGCCCAGCGGGTCCGGGCGGTGACGCGCGACGTGACGGAGGCCGCCGAGGCGGCGCTCGCGGCGCAGGAGCCCGAGCCCGCCGAAGGCGAAGCCGAGCAAGCACCGGAACAAACGCCGCCCGCCGCAGCCCCGGCGCAGCCCGCGGCGGATCCGGCGCAGGTGCAGCAGGACGCCGACGCCGCGGCCGAGCAGCAGATCGTCGACGACCGCTCGATGCTCAAGATCTTCATCGACGACTGGGCGGGCAAGCTCACGCTCGGCTTCAACGGCGCGTCGGGCAACACCGATAACCTCAACTTCTACGCCCGCATCGAAGGCAAACGCCAGGTCGAGAACAACCGCTGGACCTTCAACGCCCAGTGGTTCTACGGCACGAACCAAGGCAACACCAACCGCTCGCAGTTCAACAGCACGTTCACACGCGACTGGCTCAAGAACGACGACAGCCGGCTGTTCTACTTCATCCGCGGCGAGTACCAGTACGACCGGTTCCGCGGCTACGAGAGCCGGGCGTCGGGCTACGGCGGCGCGGGGTACACGCTCTTCAAGACCGACGACGTCGAGGTCAACACCCGGCTGGGCTTCGGCGGGACGTACGAGTTTGGGGATGTCAACGAGTTTACACCCGAGGCGCTCTTCGGCGGGTCGGTCATGAGCTGGAAGATCACCGAGCGCTCGACGATCTCGGGCGAGGCGATCTGGTACCCGTCGCTCGAAGACTCGGCCTCCTACCGCATCACGTCCAAGCTCGAGTGGGTCTACCGGCTGGATGTCGCGTCGGGTCTCTCGCTGAAGTTCGGTGTGCAGAGCGAGTATCTCTCGCAGACCCAGGGCGACCGAGACCACAACGACCTGCGGTACTACGGGGCGCTTGAGATCAAGTTCTAG
- a CDS encoding PEP-CTERM sorting domain-containing protein has protein sequence MKPMPLFAAMATASLFASTAAADSIVETFDGGTINTHNGTTVVWADGGGTLPWAPGVSGLLPGDHYESGQDLDHGQTSTLNLTVMIGPSGGTLEFDYGLGSEPGFDFFRLFLDGPQIFADSGTTTSSFGPFALTPGTHVISFQYEKDQSVSSGADAVAIDNVVVTGLAPEPTSLAMLGLGGLAVMRRRRAN, from the coding sequence ATGAAACCGATGCCCCTTTTCGCTGCCATGGCCACCGCTTCGCTTTTCGCCTCCACGGCCGCGGCGGACAGTATCGTTGAAACCTTCGATGGCGGCACCATCAATACCCACAACGGCACCACCGTCGTCTGGGCCGATGGCGGCGGCACCCTGCCCTGGGCGCCCGGCGTCAGTGGGCTGTTACCGGGCGACCACTACGAATCCGGGCAGGACCTGGATCATGGCCAGACCTCGACCCTCAACCTCACCGTGATGATTGGCCCATCGGGCGGCACGCTTGAGTTCGACTACGGCCTTGGGTCCGAACCGGGCTTCGACTTCTTCCGTCTGTTCCTGGATGGCCCCCAGATTTTTGCGGACTCGGGCACCACCACCAGCAGCTTCGGCCCGTTCGCGCTCACCCCCGGCACGCACGTCATCAGCTTCCAGTACGAAAAAGACCAGTCCGTCAGCAGCGGTGCCGACGCCGTCGCGATCGACAACGTCGTGGTCACAGGTCTCGCCCCCGAACCGACTTCGCTGGCCATGCTCGGCTTGGGCGGGCTGGCGGTGATGCGGCGGCGGCGAGCCAACTGA
- the obgE gene encoding GTPase ObgE, which produces MFIDAANILVRSGKGGDGCVAFHREKFVAKGGPSGGDGGNGGSVILVADPAVETLMDFAGRHHWFAPDGEQGGSKGMTGKKGDDLEIHLPPGTLVYENPPELLAPKPPDPDDPDRILEEIFLTGQERAHLAQVRSPQPGESPSGPLLVDLNTPGMRYTIAGGGRGGFGNEHFKSSTNQTPREASPGEPSIELYLRLELKLIADVGLLGKPNAGKSTLLSRISAAQPKIADYPFTTLKPQLGIAKLDSPGPASSGVGRRLVFADIPGLIENAHQGQGLGLQFLKHVERTRVLLHVLEIEPTDDSDPIENYRVIRNELKQHSEALAAKPEVVVLSKADLLGGPEDHAVAAEMISAELGVQVLTMSAATGEGIPQVLEACWNLLDGTQKQRPAWSDRID; this is translated from the coding sequence ATGTTCATCGACGCCGCCAACATCTTGGTCCGCTCCGGCAAAGGGGGTGACGGCTGCGTCGCCTTCCACCGCGAGAAGTTCGTCGCCAAGGGCGGGCCCAGCGGCGGCGACGGCGGCAACGGCGGGTCGGTCATCCTCGTCGCCGACCCCGCCGTCGAGACCCTCATGGACTTTGCGGGCCGGCACCACTGGTTCGCGCCCGATGGCGAACAAGGCGGGTCCAAGGGCATGACCGGCAAGAAGGGCGACGACCTCGAGATTCACTTGCCCCCCGGCACGCTGGTCTACGAAAACCCGCCCGAGCTGCTCGCCCCCAAGCCGCCCGACCCCGACGACCCCGACCGCATCCTCGAAGAGATCTTCCTCACGGGCCAGGAACGCGCCCACCTCGCCCAGGTCCGCTCGCCCCAGCCCGGCGAGTCGCCGTCGGGCCCGCTGCTCGTCGACCTCAACACGCCCGGCATGCGCTACACCATCGCCGGCGGCGGGCGCGGCGGCTTCGGCAACGAACACTTCAAATCCTCCACCAACCAGACCCCACGCGAGGCCTCGCCCGGCGAACCGTCCATCGAGCTCTACCTCCGTCTCGAGCTGAAGCTCATCGCCGACGTCGGGCTGCTGGGTAAACCCAACGCGGGTAAGAGCACGCTGCTTTCGCGCATCAGCGCCGCGCAGCCGAAGATCGCCGACTACCCGTTTACGACGCTCAAGCCCCAGCTCGGGATCGCGAAGCTCGACAGCCCGGGCCCCGCGTCGTCGGGCGTCGGGCGTCGGCTGGTGTTCGCCGACATCCCGGGCCTCATCGAGAACGCGCACCAGGGCCAGGGGCTCGGGCTTCAGTTCCTCAAACACGTCGAGCGGACGCGGGTGCTGCTGCATGTGCTGGAGATCGAGCCGACCGACGACAGCGACCCGATCGAGAACTACCGCGTGATCCGCAACGAGCTCAAGCAGCACAGCGAGGCGCTCGCCGCCAAGCCCGAGGTGGTCGTGTTGAGCAAGGCAGACCTGCTCGGCGGCCCAGAGGACCACGCCGTCGCGGCGGAGATGATCAGCGCAGAACTCGGCGTCCAGGTGCTCACCATGAGCGCCGCGACGGGCGAAGGCATCCCCCAGGTTCTCGAAGCGTGCTGGAACCTGCTCGACGGCACGCAAAAACAGCGTCCCGCCTGGAGCGACCGCATCGACTAA
- a CDS encoding type III pantothenate kinase has product MSNLNLLAVSVGNTRTRVGSFVDGKLLEVSAFVNARSEKIGSAIDTAYAPLIDRPDASILLSTVDPDRGDAVETIIRKQLGQDVFRVERDMPIPVGRQLDREAIVGEDRLLNAAAAYDKLKQSCVIVDAGTAMTIDLVDGEGTFHGGAIVPGAQLMLDALGQRAAQLPEIELRKPEEVVGHNTAEAMLSGVFYGMRGMVRELVEQYATEAGQFPLVIATGGDAQVLFRECDIVERVVPDLTLWGIAVTLRAALEQAEG; this is encoded by the coding sequence ATGTCCAACCTCAACCTCCTCGCGGTCAGCGTCGGCAACACCCGCACCCGGGTCGGCTCGTTCGTCGATGGCAAACTGCTCGAAGTCTCCGCCTTTGTCAACGCACGCTCCGAAAAAATCGGTTCGGCGATCGACACCGCCTACGCACCGCTTATCGATCGCCCCGACGCGAGCATCCTGCTCTCCACCGTCGACCCCGACCGCGGCGATGCCGTCGAAACCATCATCCGCAAGCAGCTTGGCCAGGACGTCTTCCGCGTCGAACGCGACATGCCCATCCCCGTGGGTCGGCAGCTCGACCGCGAGGCGATCGTCGGCGAAGACCGCCTGCTCAACGCTGCGGCCGCGTACGACAAGCTCAAGCAGTCGTGCGTTATTGTCGATGCCGGCACCGCGATGACCATCGACCTCGTCGACGGCGAAGGCACGTTCCACGGCGGGGCGATCGTCCCGGGCGCGCAGCTCATGCTCGACGCGCTGGGCCAGCGCGCCGCGCAGCTCCCCGAGATCGAGCTGCGCAAGCCCGAAGAAGTCGTCGGCCACAACACCGCCGAGGCGATGCTCTCCGGCGTGTTCTACGGCATGCGTGGCATGGTCCGCGAACTCGTCGAGCAGTACGCCACCGAGGCCGGCCAGTTCCCGCTCGTCATCGCGACCGGCGGCGATGCGCAGGTCCTGTTCCGCGAGTGCGACATCGTCGAACGCGTCGTCCCCGACCTCACCCTCTGGGGCATCGCCGTCACCCTCCGCGCCGCGCTCGAACAGGCCGAGGGCTAG
- a CDS encoding 50S ribosome-binding GTPase has protein sequence MPPSPTQDAALQRARSYWLAALFIVVPLPFLILPMTGAAWLNAAPGDAFPGGTRFTLMSLGFAAALAMLGMFARNQAYKSSWQGDIVTPAGYVRGNLYFFAALVIGAVGIALAGVKTAYPRAQLRRSARLLRPAPPEPTQRQTDAPAPADTGPGRPRQRREGHAVTRLHLATANTPGAIALLQLHGPDTPRILKQLTGRADWRPGRVSLCHFADIDEGLAVLMNRDVHAGDGIAPPPSQGGGRGEGLRSGETRGREPDADRRPPPQPSPWKGEGAGTKAEEVTRKHNAPWAQLMPHGGPRVVQLLIDHLLTLGCTLEPAPAPRDVYPEAGSPIEADMLHAIAAAASPAAIDLLARQPTLWRGLLQQAGDSPEIPQRDTLAKRSRTLDQLITPPTVVVVGRANVGKSTLTNALSGRAVSIVADLPGTTRDWVGALVELRSGLGSRVAGRAGDGGANPKPETRGPAPEIAVHWLDTPGLRASDDTVEQRAIALARSVIERANVLVVMRDAENAWPDTDALPRTPDLWVMNKCDEAETPSESAGQSPDRPLPLSAEHGHGLPALQHHILGLVGLAFFDDDTPWAFSNTLRDWAAGEPVDLDAYLRP, from the coding sequence ATGCCCCCCTCGCCCACCCAAGACGCCGCCCTGCAACGCGCCCGGTCGTACTGGCTCGCCGCGCTGTTCATCGTCGTGCCCCTGCCCTTCCTCATCCTCCCCATGACCGGCGCGGCCTGGCTCAACGCCGCGCCGGGCGATGCGTTCCCCGGCGGCACCCGCTTCACCCTCATGTCGCTCGGCTTCGCCGCCGCACTCGCCATGCTCGGCATGTTCGCACGCAACCAGGCCTACAAAAGCAGCTGGCAAGGCGACATCGTCACGCCCGCCGGCTACGTCCGGGGCAACCTCTACTTCTTCGCAGCGCTGGTCATCGGTGCTGTCGGCATCGCGCTCGCCGGCGTCAAAACCGCCTACCCCCGCGCCCAGCTTCGCCGCAGCGCCCGTCTACTTCGGCCTGCTCCTCCTGAGCCGACCCAACGGCAAACCGATGCACCCGCACCCGCCGACACCGGGCCCGGGCGGCCGCGCCAGCGACGCGAAGGACACGCCGTGACGCGACTCCACCTCGCCACCGCAAACACCCCCGGCGCCATCGCGCTGCTCCAGCTCCACGGTCCCGACACGCCGCGCATCCTTAAACAGCTCACCGGCCGCGCCGACTGGCGGCCCGGCCGGGTCTCGCTCTGCCACTTCGCCGACATCGACGAAGGCCTCGCGGTGCTGATGAACCGAGATGTGCATGCAGGCGACGGCATTGCTCCCCCTCCCTCCCAGGGAGGGGGCCGGGGGGAGGGTCTTCGGTCTGGCGAAACTAGAGGCCGTGAACCAGACGCCGACCGCAGACCCCCACCCCAGCCCTCCCCCTGGAAGGGAGAGGGGGCCGGAACAAAGGCAGAAGAAGTAACACGAAAACACAATGCCCCCTGGGCGCAGCTCATGCCCCACGGCGGCCCGCGCGTCGTCCAATTGCTCATCGACCACCTGCTCACGCTGGGATGCACCCTCGAGCCCGCCCCCGCCCCGCGCGATGTTTACCCCGAAGCGGGCAGCCCGATCGAGGCCGATATGCTCCACGCGATCGCTGCCGCTGCCAGCCCCGCCGCGATCGACCTGCTCGCCCGGCAGCCCACGCTTTGGCGCGGCCTGCTTCAGCAGGCCGGCGACTCCCCCGAGATACCGCAGCGTGACACCCTCGCCAAACGCTCACGCACCCTCGACCAACTGATCACGCCGCCGACGGTGGTCGTCGTCGGCCGCGCCAACGTCGGCAAGTCCACCCTCACCAATGCGCTCTCGGGCCGGGCCGTCAGCATCGTCGCCGACCTGCCCGGCACGACGCGCGACTGGGTGGGGGCGTTGGTCGAGCTTCGCTCGGGTCTTGGGTCTCGGGTTGCGGGACGGGCAGGAGATGGCGGCGCAAACCCGAAACCCGAGACCCGAGGCCCGGCACCGGAGATCGCCGTGCACTGGCTCGACACGCCGGGGCTCCGCGCAAGCGACGACACGGTCGAGCAACGTGCGATCGCGCTGGCGCGCTCGGTGATCGAGCGTGCGAATGTGCTTGTCGTGATGCGCGACGCCGAGAACGCCTGGCCCGACACCGACGCACTGCCGCGCACCCCCGACCTGTGGGTGATGAACAAGTGCGATGAAGCTGAGACACCCAGCGAAAGCGCAGGCCAATCACCCGACCGCCCGCTCCCCCTCAGCGCCGAACACGGCCACGGCCTGCCCGCACTCCAGCATCACATCCTCGGTTTAGTCGGCCTCGCGTTCTTCGACGACGACACCCCTTGGGCATTCTCAAACACCCTCCGCGACTGGGCCGCCGGCGAGCCGGTTGACCTTGATGCGTACCTTCGGCCGTAG